A portion of the Simkania negevensis Z genome contains these proteins:
- the menE gene encoding o-succinylbenzoate--CoA ligase — MSLHMNAFECPFSYHGRKNPKQIALVSAQTNWDYKTCHQVIETLAAALKQQGVKSGDRVAIYPTLEFSTPLLFFALFRLGAICCPLNTYSPLNQLPQTLDALTATYFVFPNTLKKKIPQVKQIALTFETLLKKSPSLSTDSHFLSKDARATYLMTSGTTQTPKIACHSLGNHYYSALGSNAYLPVQTGDRWLLSLPLYHVAGIALLFRTFLAGATVVIPEGKPHEVTTVLNSKATHVSFIPTQLQRLLDSASYSNLLKIQHQLKSILLGGSSIDTSLVQTCREQGLPVFPSYGMTEMSSQICTQFTTDCSAFSLGHPLPYREIAIDSKNEIQVRGKTLFLGYLNEQKSLNLPLNLNGFFATGDLGVYSPKSGLQIHGRKDRLFISGGENIYPEEIETYLRQVEGMIEVRIEPKLDEEYGMRPVAFIQSAKSYHQEELQDYLGSFLPKYKIPIAFYPLEKGIPKGLKSQI, encoded by the coding sequence GTGTCATTGCACATGAATGCATTTGAGTGTCCTTTTAGCTATCACGGAAGAAAAAATCCTAAGCAAATTGCGTTAGTTAGCGCGCAAACGAATTGGGATTATAAAACTTGCCATCAGGTGATTGAAACCCTTGCAGCAGCGTTAAAACAACAAGGAGTCAAATCTGGCGACCGTGTTGCCATCTACCCGACCCTCGAGTTTTCTACTCCTCTCCTCTTTTTTGCCCTTTTTCGGTTAGGTGCAATTTGTTGTCCTCTTAACACGTATTCACCTCTTAATCAGCTCCCTCAAACACTCGATGCCCTCACTGCAACCTATTTCGTCTTTCCTAACACTCTCAAAAAAAAGATCCCTCAAGTAAAACAAATCGCCCTAACTTTCGAAACTCTTTTAAAAAAATCACCTTCTCTTTCAACAGATTCCCACTTTCTAAGTAAAGATGCTCGTGCAACTTACCTGATGACTTCTGGGACTACACAAACCCCTAAAATTGCCTGCCATTCTCTAGGAAACCACTACTACAGCGCTCTCGGTTCAAATGCTTACCTACCCGTTCAAACTGGCGATCGTTGGCTCCTCTCTCTTCCTCTCTATCATGTTGCTGGAATTGCTCTCCTTTTTCGCACGTTTTTAGCTGGTGCCACTGTGGTCATTCCAGAAGGAAAGCCCCACGAAGTAACAACTGTTTTAAACTCCAAAGCAACGCATGTTTCCTTCATTCCTACGCAATTGCAACGTCTCCTTGATAGTGCCTCATATAGCAACCTTTTGAAAATTCAACACCAACTCAAAAGCATTTTACTTGGAGGGTCCTCCATTGATACCTCTCTAGTCCAAACTTGCCGCGAACAAGGGCTCCCTGTTTTTCCTTCTTATGGAATGACTGAAATGAGCTCTCAAATCTGCACCCAATTTACAACCGATTGTTCGGCTTTTTCTCTTGGACATCCTCTTCCCTACCGAGAAATTGCTATTGATTCCAAAAATGAAATTCAAGTCCGAGGCAAAACACTCTTTCTCGGCTATCTCAATGAGCAAAAGTCTTTGAATCTCCCCTTGAATCTAAATGGCTTCTTTGCAACAGGTGATCTTGGGGTTTACTCCCCAAAATCAGGGCTCCAAATTCATGGACGCAAAGATCGCCTTTTTATCAGTGGTGGAGAAAACATCTACCCCGAAGAGATCGAAACTTATCTCAGACAGGTTGAAGGAATGATTGAGGTGCGGATTGAACCGAAGCTGGATGAGGAGTATGGAATGCGTCCTGTCGCCTTCATTCAAAGTGCTAAGTCCTACCACCAAGAAGAGCTTCAAGACTATTTGGGAAGTTTTTTGCCAAAGTATAAAATCCCTATTGCCTTTTACCCGCTAGAAAAAGGGATTCCTAAAGGACTCAAATCCCAAATATAA
- the menC gene encoding o-succinylbenzoate synthase, with the protein MNPHSATVHEYTRPFGNQMRKGLLLQLEGKGGAESWGEIAPLENFSDESFEQAKAELLEELPHLLYEQWHPEYLSPSVHFGIESAILDLTLPTVSVPIPINALIVGTPDEMRVQAQNLIGYEAVKIKVGHLQLEESIDLVEELLSMMPEGMKVRIDANQSWTYDDGMTFARSFTPDTFEYLEEPFKTFEDYVAFPYPIALDETVRLAPSTSYLSLPYLRALIIKPTLMGGCTKLVPLLREAKQKDVDFILSSSYESELGIGLLAKVASRLQLPPVPMGLDTYRLFKDRLFEETINCNEGKLTFPKKWNLRAGCVIAHECI; encoded by the coding sequence ATGAACCCTCATTCCGCAACAGTTCATGAATATACACGCCCTTTTGGAAATCAGATGAGAAAAGGTCTTCTTCTCCAGCTTGAAGGAAAAGGTGGAGCTGAAAGTTGGGGAGAAATCGCGCCACTCGAGAATTTTAGCGACGAATCTTTCGAGCAAGCGAAAGCTGAACTTTTAGAAGAGCTTCCTCATTTGCTTTATGAGCAGTGGCATCCTGAATACCTTTCACCCTCTGTTCATTTTGGCATTGAATCTGCAATCTTGGATTTAACTTTGCCAACAGTCTCTGTGCCCATTCCAATCAATGCTTTAATTGTAGGCACCCCTGATGAGATGCGCGTTCAAGCTCAAAACCTCATAGGATATGAAGCAGTCAAAATCAAAGTCGGCCATCTTCAACTTGAAGAAAGCATCGATTTAGTCGAAGAGCTTCTCTCAATGATGCCCGAAGGAATGAAAGTTCGCATCGATGCTAACCAATCTTGGACGTATGATGACGGAATGACCTTTGCTCGCTCTTTTACCCCTGACACTTTTGAATATTTAGAAGAGCCTTTTAAAACATTTGAAGACTACGTTGCCTTCCCTTACCCGATTGCTCTTGATGAAACGGTGCGCCTAGCCCCCTCAACATCTTACCTCTCTCTTCCCTACCTTAGGGCCCTTATCATCAAACCCACATTAATGGGAGGATGCACCAAACTTGTCCCACTTTTACGGGAAGCAAAGCAAAAAGACGTCGATTTTATTTTAAGTAGTAGCTATGAAAGTGAATTAGGAATAGGTCTCTTGGCAAAAGTCGCATCGCGCCTTCAGTTGCCTCCAGTTCCAATGGGACTTGACACCTATCGACTCTTTAAAGATCGTCTCTTTGAAGAAACAATTAATTGTAATGAGGGAAAGCTCACCTTTCCCAAAAAGTGGAATTTAAGAGCGGGCTGTGTCATTGCACATGAATGCATTTGA
- a CDS encoding ankyrin repeat domain-containing protein: MAIKILNNPQIPNTWWPSMASLQILPSDLFLKIVCEILPRTYSPLDPDLEERSEKHFTLLSVFANLFSLKMQEMPPYYWTSPQSPFYNKSWISSSLQCYPNIPYKTLKALSEKKIQGQSNLLFQGQIYQLLQGITGQKTPQRFSSPAFPSNCKAGQRLEKKTNNLSGDIFYFLKEGYYGRALDALKDHPFHQAALKGDVSYLREHLKDHPTFPFDILHPVELACFSGNLEAVQLLIKEAPQHLDLLGAAIASGHLSIFREVVSLDPSKLAKIEIDGTTRLHEAARSGHLEIFREIYSLYPEFLDICDNFGLTPLNEAVRKGKLHIVREIVTHNPSHLFINDDEGNTHLHEAVQNGHLDIFHEIMSLNPSLLLVTNHWGEAPIHIAAQMGHPEVIRETAHHNLSLLSAANTYGETPLHLTIKCDQLNAFREIVHHNPSLLSTAIADGNTPLHLAIKYKQREIILEIVQQDPSLLSITNDLGWNSFHLLIADGCSLDFFREIINQLPSILSSTTLCGNNSLHFTAFYGHLTLFLEIAELAPSLLSATNNDHQIPLHFAVQKGHLNIFRETIKLNPLLLLQVPADQVIETFGASEYLTCLSSTCFKAASLAVPYLYSNNFKNWIFGCAKAP, encoded by the coding sequence ATGGCAATAAAAATTCTCAATAATCCCCAAATTCCAAATACCTGGTGGCCTTCTATGGCTTCTCTTCAAATTCTTCCAAGCGACCTTTTTCTGAAAATCGTCTGTGAAATCCTACCAAGGACCTACTCCCCTCTCGATCCTGATCTAGAAGAAAGAAGTGAAAAACATTTTACCTTGCTATCTGTGTTTGCAAACTTGTTTTCTCTAAAAATGCAGGAGATGCCTCCTTATTATTGGACATCACCTCAATCCCCCTTTTACAACAAATCTTGGATCTCAAGCTCTCTACAATGCTACCCAAACATCCCCTATAAAACTCTAAAGGCTTTATCAGAAAAGAAAATTCAAGGTCAGTCTAATTTATTATTCCAAGGTCAAATTTATCAACTTCTTCAGGGGATTACAGGGCAAAAAACCCCACAGAGATTTTCTTCTCCCGCTTTTCCCTCAAATTGCAAAGCAGGTCAAAGACTAGAAAAAAAAACCAATAATTTGAGTGGGGATATATTCTACTTTTTGAAAGAGGGATACTACGGTAGAGCTTTAGATGCTCTAAAAGATCATCCTTTTCATCAAGCAGCCTTAAAAGGAGATGTATCTTACTTAAGAGAGCATCTAAAAGATCATCCTACTTTTCCATTCGATATTCTTCATCCCGTTGAGTTAGCTTGCTTTTCAGGAAATTTAGAAGCTGTGCAATTGCTCATCAAAGAAGCTCCCCAACATTTAGACCTTCTCGGGGCTGCAATAGCATCAGGCCACCTGAGCATTTTTCGAGAAGTCGTTTCTCTGGACCCTTCTAAACTTGCAAAGATTGAGATTGATGGCACCACTCGACTTCATGAAGCTGCTCGTAGTGGTCACTTAGAGATTTTTCGAGAGATTTACTCCCTATATCCTGAGTTCCTTGATATCTGTGATAATTTTGGCCTCACTCCACTAAATGAAGCTGTAAGAAAGGGTAAACTGCATATCGTTCGCGAAATTGTAACTCATAATCCTTCCCATCTGTTCATCAATGACGATGAAGGAAACACTCATCTACATGAAGCTGTCCAAAATGGTCATTTAGATATTTTTCATGAAATCATGAGCCTAAATCCTTCTCTACTACTGGTGACCAATCACTGGGGGGAAGCTCCTATTCACATTGCTGCTCAAATGGGTCATCCAGAAGTCATTCGAGAAACTGCTCATCACAATCTTTCTCTTCTTTCTGCTGCAAATACTTATGGGGAAACACCTCTACATTTAACCATAAAATGCGACCAACTCAACGCTTTTCGAGAAATTGTTCACCATAATCCTTCTCTTCTTTCTACTGCAATTGCTGATGGGAACACACCCCTTCATTTAGCGATAAAATACAAGCAACGTGAAATCATTCTTGAAATTGTTCAACAAGATCCCTCTCTTTTATCTATTACAAATGATTTAGGCTGGAATTCTTTTCATCTTCTCATCGCTGATGGGTGCAGCCTAGACTTCTTTCGAGAAATAATCAATCAGCTCCCTTCTATACTTTCTTCCACCACTCTTTGTGGCAATAATTCGCTTCATTTTACCGCTTTTTATGGTCATTTAACCCTTTTCCTTGAAATTGCAGAGCTTGCCCCCTCTCTACTATCTGCAACTAATAATGATCATCAAATCCCTCTACATTTTGCTGTGCAAAAGGGTCACCTTAACATTTTCCGAGAAACCATCAAACTAAACCCCCTACTACTTTTACAAGTGCCTGCTGATCAAGTCATCGAAACTTTTGGAGCTTCTGAGTACCTGACTTGTCTATCTTCTACTTGTTTTAAAGCTGCAAGTCTCGCAGTTCCCTATTTATACTCAAACAACTTCAAAAATTGGATTTTCGGCTGCGCCAAAGCACCGTAA
- a CDS encoding acyl-CoA thioesterase codes for MSFIYERIIRVQDTDATGVLYFANQLQISLEAFEEFMRMSGFSLTQMVEQRNFLLPIVHSEADYFLPITIGERVEVALNFTRIGTTSFTYSTELKREGELIGTASIVHVVYCPKRKQSQPIPEKLKSIIYKGEEK; via the coding sequence ATGTCGTTTATTTATGAAAGAATTATCCGTGTGCAAGATACGGATGCAACTGGCGTCTTATATTTCGCAAATCAACTTCAAATTTCATTAGAAGCTTTTGAAGAATTTATGCGGATGTCAGGATTTTCTTTAACCCAGATGGTAGAGCAAAGAAACTTTTTACTCCCCATCGTCCATTCTGAAGCCGATTACTTTCTTCCGATTACAATAGGAGAAAGGGTTGAGGTGGCCCTAAATTTCACCCGTATTGGCACCACTTCGTTTACCTACTCTACAGAGCTGAAAAGAGAAGGTGAGCTTATTGGAACGGCATCTATTGTTCATGTCGTCTACTGCCCTAAAAGAAAACAATCGCAACCGATTCCTGAAAAATTAAAATCTATTATTTACAAAGGAGAAGAGAAATGA
- the yidC gene encoding membrane protein insertase YidC: protein MNTRSMIFVIGLTAILFFVNQHFTSKRQQEYAEERKQQELVQKEQMSTVKQELEQRTASAKQLPLTRLFEDLQGHTFLSWSVISSDDSYLTMNWAEKMPKQIYVQKGSNFIPVHLITGETGVGKLSLYSAAHQPEIVSTYVPQIGMQDVQLVTFLNGAVQVTLAEYENGQMLFPAETPSSNAIAMYQLEGAYLPVGLYNAAKNSFQPMTNFKTFENLTTYRLDMHPSGTPSQEKFYVLENEYMQVVFSNWGGAIAEVNLPFEKTSSESVVLPISFDRIIDKKYPSNAHFPSRPFYAPVKGSEPVLKQPTEGGYYPMLRRGIQKGADYPPYTVPPQYYGFNIVSEDPETSQVFYEMTRFDENSIEFTANFQNRRITKIYSFPKTKEPAPYCLFASVKVDGDSRGLWVTSGVPEVELISGSPAPIIKYSSVQNQKSVVDKLSLPKESTTMSSIEPDWVANSNGYFAIIMDPLSEISAGFQANKVPGNLDPSRIAMIDAKYDLYPVSKYPGYMVHMPLRKTSQPLDFRLFMGPQEHTILKQVDATFTNQVTGYNPHYTETQSFHGWFSFISEPFAKFLFLIMNFFYKITHSWGFSIILLTIVLRIMMYPLNAWSIKSNLKLQALSPKMKKIQDKYKKDPKRQQLEMMQLYKQHKANPLGGCLPLIIQMPFLIGMFDLLKSTFSLRGASFIPGWIDNLTAPDVLFSWSYPIPFIGTSFHLLPILLGVVMFFQQKLMTSKNKEEMTDQQKQQQKMGSIMTIAFTVLFYKFPSGLNIYWFSSMLLQILQQWYASKRTQLKNNPNNPREVVINPKKSK from the coding sequence ATGAATACCCGTAGCATGATCTTTGTGATTGGCTTAACTGCCATCCTCTTTTTCGTAAACCAGCACTTCACCTCTAAACGCCAGCAAGAATATGCTGAAGAGCGAAAGCAACAAGAGCTCGTTCAAAAAGAGCAAATGTCAACAGTGAAACAAGAGCTTGAGCAGCGCACTGCCTCGGCAAAACAACTTCCTCTCACTCGCTTATTTGAAGATCTACAAGGACACACCTTTCTCTCTTGGTCAGTTATTTCATCAGATGATTCTTACCTTACAATGAATTGGGCAGAAAAAATGCCCAAGCAAATCTACGTTCAAAAAGGAAGCAACTTCATTCCGGTTCATCTCATCACCGGAGAAACAGGAGTCGGCAAACTCTCCCTTTACAGTGCAGCTCACCAACCTGAAATTGTATCGACCTACGTCCCTCAGATCGGGATGCAAGACGTTCAGCTCGTCACTTTCTTAAATGGAGCTGTTCAAGTCACCTTAGCAGAATATGAAAATGGCCAGATGCTTTTTCCTGCTGAAACTCCCTCGTCTAACGCTATCGCTATGTATCAACTTGAAGGAGCTTACCTTCCTGTCGGCCTGTACAATGCTGCAAAGAACTCTTTTCAACCCATGACAAACTTTAAAACATTTGAGAATCTCACGACCTACCGCCTTGACATGCACCCTTCTGGAACCCCAAGTCAGGAAAAGTTCTATGTCCTGGAAAACGAATACATGCAAGTTGTCTTTTCGAACTGGGGTGGAGCCATTGCAGAAGTGAATCTTCCCTTCGAAAAAACTTCATCTGAGAGCGTCGTTCTTCCTATCAGCTTTGATCGGATCATCGATAAAAAATACCCTTCGAATGCCCACTTTCCCAGCCGCCCTTTCTACGCTCCTGTAAAAGGATCGGAACCTGTTTTAAAACAACCAACAGAAGGGGGTTACTATCCGATGCTCCGCCGTGGGATTCAAAAAGGTGCCGATTACCCTCCTTATACGGTTCCTCCCCAATATTACGGATTTAACATTGTCTCTGAAGATCCAGAAACATCGCAGGTTTTTTATGAAATGACCCGCTTTGATGAAAATTCCATCGAGTTCACAGCCAATTTCCAAAACCGTCGCATCACAAAAATCTATTCATTTCCAAAGACAAAGGAGCCTGCTCCTTACTGCCTCTTTGCCTCTGTAAAAGTGGATGGGGATTCACGTGGACTCTGGGTCACATCAGGAGTTCCTGAAGTGGAACTAATTTCTGGAAGCCCCGCCCCTATCATCAAATATAGCAGCGTTCAAAACCAAAAGTCGGTTGTAGATAAGCTTTCTCTGCCAAAAGAATCGACGACAATGAGTTCCATCGAACCTGATTGGGTTGCCAACTCTAACGGATATTTTGCGATTATCATGGACCCTCTAAGTGAAATTTCAGCAGGGTTTCAAGCCAACAAGGTTCCAGGTAATCTTGATCCCTCACGCATCGCGATGATTGACGCAAAATATGACCTCTACCCTGTCAGCAAGTACCCAGGTTACATGGTACACATGCCCCTTCGCAAAACCTCACAGCCCCTTGATTTTCGTCTTTTCATGGGACCTCAAGAGCACACCATTCTCAAGCAAGTAGATGCTACGTTCACTAATCAAGTGACCGGATATAATCCTCATTACACTGAAACACAGAGTTTCCATGGATGGTTCTCATTCATTTCTGAGCCTTTTGCTAAGTTTCTCTTTCTCATCATGAACTTCTTCTATAAAATCACCCACTCATGGGGATTTTCGATCATCTTGCTCACCATCGTTCTCCGGATCATGATGTATCCCCTCAATGCCTGGTCGATTAAATCGAATCTTAAGCTGCAAGCTCTCAGTCCTAAGATGAAGAAAATTCAAGACAAATACAAGAAAGATCCCAAAAGACAACAGCTTGAAATGATGCAGCTTTACAAGCAGCATAAAGCCAATCCACTTGGAGGATGTCTCCCACTTATCATTCAAATGCCTTTCTTGATTGGAATGTTTGATCTCCTCAAATCGACATTTTCTCTTCGAGGAGCTTCATTCATCCCAGGTTGGATCGACAACTTGACAGCCCCCGATGTTCTCTTTTCTTGGAGTTACCCGATCCCCTTCATCGGCACCTCTTTCCACCTCCTTCCGATCCTGCTCGGGGTGGTGATGTTCTTCCAACAAAAGCTAATGACGTCGAAAAACAAAGAGGAAATGACCGATCAGCAAAAACAACAGCAAAAAATGGGTTCAATCATGACAATAGCCTTCACAGTGCTGTTCTATAAGTTTCCTTCAGGGCTTAACATTTACTGGTTCTCATCAATGCTCCTCCAAATCTTACAGCAATGGTACGCTTCGAAGCGGACACAGCTTAAAAATAACCCAAACAATCCAAGAGAAGTTGTCATCAACCCTAAAAAGAGCAAATAA
- a CDS encoding DnaA ATPase domain-containing protein, translating into MRTWHDFLKMLEKDLGKETVDKWLRPLKILKFDAANLYLDATDSFQILWYKEHVTKELMDPNGRKIKLHFYLNGQPLKSRVKKTTTEESSPKQYFSPDHLASHATFENFIKEESPFLACDLLTHIDSTYNPIFLYGPSGCGKTHLLMATAHKLKKDGKNVFYVRAETFTEHVIRAFRTSSLQEFRPTYRNLDCLILDDIQMLKGKNTTQEELFHTFNRLHTQGMQIVLSSSSSPRELDGIEERLKSRFEWGITLPLSVATSSECKQILAKRSESLSLPLTELMQTHLLRTFQTLPSLIRALEALALRLHQSQLKLDISMIDHLLQDLIREEKGQQLTPDIILQHIAETFQVNAEDIMGKSQNKEHVLPRKMAMYFCRTILRMPYLKIGEFFSRDHSTVMSSVKQIEKGKASKDKNIAPALFQIQQKFLNY; encoded by the coding sequence ATGAGAACATGGCACGACTTTCTTAAGATGCTTGAGAAAGATCTGGGAAAAGAAACCGTTGATAAGTGGCTAAGGCCACTTAAGATTCTGAAATTTGATGCAGCTAATCTCTACTTAGATGCAACTGACTCGTTTCAAATTCTCTGGTACAAAGAGCATGTCACCAAAGAGCTCATGGATCCAAATGGCCGCAAAATTAAGCTCCATTTTTATCTCAACGGGCAACCCCTTAAGAGCCGCGTAAAAAAAACCACTACAGAAGAATCCAGCCCAAAGCAGTACTTTTCTCCAGACCACCTCGCTTCTCATGCAACCTTTGAAAATTTCATCAAAGAAGAGTCTCCGTTTCTCGCTTGCGATTTGCTGACCCATATCGACAGCACATATAACCCCATCTTTCTCTACGGCCCATCAGGATGCGGGAAAACCCATCTCCTAATGGCCACCGCCCATAAATTAAAAAAAGATGGAAAAAATGTCTTCTACGTCCGTGCGGAAACTTTTACTGAACATGTGATCCGGGCCTTTCGAACCAGTAGCCTTCAAGAATTTCGCCCTACCTATAGAAACTTAGATTGTCTCATCCTCGATGACATCCAAATGTTAAAAGGAAAAAATACCACTCAAGAAGAACTCTTTCATACCTTCAATAGGCTCCACACACAAGGAATGCAAATTGTACTCAGCTCTAGCTCTTCCCCTCGTGAGCTTGATGGAATTGAAGAACGTCTCAAAAGTCGTTTTGAGTGGGGAATTACCCTTCCTCTATCTGTAGCTACCTCCTCTGAATGCAAACAAATTCTCGCCAAACGCTCTGAGTCTCTTTCTTTACCTCTTACAGAACTGATGCAAACCCACCTTCTTCGAACCTTTCAAACCCTTCCCTCCCTTATTAGAGCCCTTGAAGCCCTAGCTCTGCGCCTCCATCAATCCCAGCTCAAACTAGACATCTCGATGATCGACCATCTCCTTCAAGATCTCATTCGAGAAGAGAAAGGACAGCAACTGACTCCAGATATAATCTTGCAACACATTGCCGAAACATTCCAGGTAAATGCCGAAGACATTATGGGAAAAAGTCAAAATAAAGAGCACGTTTTACCTCGCAAAATGGCGATGTATTTCTGCCGCACTATCCTACGGATGCCCTATTTAAAAATTGGGGAGTTCTTTTCACGCGACCATTCAACAGTGATGTCTAGCGTGAAGCAGATTGAAAAAGGGAAAGCCTCCAAAGATAAAAACATCGCTCCGGCCCTCTTTCAAATCCAACAAAAATTCCTCAACTACTGA
- a CDS encoding tetratricopeptide repeat protein gives MAKAQHIKPSSNLELPEDHTLDLEGLPKAGDYSVLSKALLKKGEFCLLHGDISGLRFFEMAIKLDPANSNLFYQQGLALFEYGSEEGKEEELILAGKSFKRATALSPSYFEAWHAWGNTLYLLGIRKSEPSYFQHARKKYEKALTLIADQPQDILADLYWDLGDLWLKLAEISGEATDLNLALKSYEKATLYQDDFSAEFWLNFGDVYFNLGEKTNDLRLHVKAINCYKNSISITISSHTGWLRLADTLKEIYSYTHDEDHYSQASECYSAAAQLCPNDEHLWTRWAELLLESGLHFRDTTKLRSCVEKCHRGHQCNPDAIQLVGIWAEALAYLGLFTEKLELLHEAENKIEELAEEAPEDPNVHYSYGMCLMATASYFKDVDFYYQAIEKFQEGLSLNRSLHRLWFGIAIAHVLAAEIDQDDKNFERACRFFERALNLKVNSTYHYNYGYCLLKFSDLNQEQETVEQAVYHFEKAISMQKNVAYQHPEWLYHYAISLDYLGEYNENDSSYVKALDILNHILMLNPEFPHIHSQLALTYSHYAELVNEPEIYKRAFHHYRIAHQRDKENDQIILDWGITLVNLAELLENSVESDEYYRDAEYKMIQSARLGNPHAYFSLACLYSLLGDYDRSICFLEKAHAFESLPSIEEVLEDEWLEGVRETDAFSRFIEKVESNVQE, from the coding sequence ATGGCAAAAGCACAACACATAAAACCTTCCTCAAACCTCGAGCTTCCTGAAGATCATACTCTGGATCTTGAGGGGCTTCCTAAAGCAGGTGATTACTCTGTGTTAAGTAAAGCTCTGCTGAAAAAGGGAGAGTTTTGCCTCCTTCATGGCGATATTTCAGGTCTCCGCTTTTTCGAGATGGCCATCAAACTCGATCCCGCAAATTCTAACTTGTTTTATCAGCAAGGTCTAGCACTATTTGAATACGGTAGCGAAGAAGGGAAAGAAGAAGAGCTTATCTTAGCAGGAAAAAGTTTCAAACGAGCTACAGCCTTGAGCCCGAGTTATTTTGAAGCTTGGCACGCCTGGGGCAACACGTTGTACCTTCTTGGAATCCGCAAAAGTGAACCTAGCTACTTTCAACATGCACGCAAGAAGTATGAAAAAGCTCTTACCCTTATTGCTGATCAACCTCAAGATATCTTAGCAGATCTCTACTGGGATCTCGGAGATCTTTGGTTAAAGCTTGCAGAAATCTCTGGAGAAGCCACCGACCTTAACCTCGCCTTAAAGTCTTATGAAAAAGCCACCCTTTATCAAGACGATTTCTCTGCTGAATTTTGGTTGAATTTTGGAGATGTCTATTTCAATCTCGGTGAAAAAACAAATGACCTCCGCCTCCATGTTAAGGCAATCAATTGCTACAAAAACAGCATCTCTATTACCATTTCCTCCCATACAGGATGGCTAAGACTAGCCGATACACTGAAAGAGATCTACAGCTACACCCATGACGAAGACCACTATTCACAAGCAAGTGAATGCTACTCGGCAGCAGCACAACTTTGTCCTAACGATGAACACCTCTGGACACGATGGGCAGAGCTCTTACTCGAAAGTGGGCTCCATTTTCGAGACACTACAAAGCTCCGTTCTTGCGTAGAAAAGTGCCATCGAGGACACCAGTGTAATCCAGATGCCATTCAACTCGTCGGCATTTGGGCAGAAGCTTTAGCCTACCTTGGCCTTTTCACAGAAAAGTTAGAGCTTCTCCATGAAGCTGAAAATAAGATTGAGGAGCTAGCAGAAGAGGCTCCAGAAGATCCTAATGTCCATTACTCTTATGGAATGTGCCTCATGGCAACTGCATCCTACTTCAAAGATGTCGATTTTTACTACCAGGCGATTGAAAAATTTCAGGAAGGTTTAAGCTTAAACCGCTCTCTTCACCGTTTATGGTTTGGGATTGCCATTGCTCACGTTTTAGCAGCAGAAATCGATCAAGACGATAAGAACTTTGAGCGGGCTTGCCGCTTTTTCGAGCGGGCTTTAAACCTGAAAGTGAATAGTACCTATCACTACAATTACGGCTACTGCTTGCTAAAATTCTCCGATTTAAACCAAGAGCAAGAAACGGTAGAACAAGCTGTTTACCACTTTGAAAAAGCAATCAGTATGCAAAAAAATGTTGCTTACCAGCATCCTGAGTGGCTCTACCATTATGCAATCTCACTTGATTATCTTGGTGAATACAACGAAAACGATAGCTCTTATGTCAAAGCGCTCGATATTTTAAATCATATTTTGATGCTTAATCCCGAATTTCCCCATATTCACAGCCAACTTGCCCTTACGTACAGCCATTATGCTGAGCTTGTAAATGAACCTGAAATCTATAAACGGGCCTTTCACCATTACCGGATTGCCCACCAGCGCGATAAAGAAAATGATCAAATCATTCTTGACTGGGGAATTACCCTAGTGAATCTCGCAGAACTTCTCGAAAACAGCGTGGAATCAGACGAATATTATCGCGATGCTGAGTACAAAATGATTCAGTCAGCGCGCTTAGGTAACCCCCACGCCTATTTTTCTCTTGCCTGCCTTTATTCTCTACTGGGAGATTATGACCGTAGCATCTGCTTTTTAGAAAAAGCTCATGCCTTTGAAAGCCTTCCTTCAATCGAAGAAGTCTTGGAAGACGAATGGTTAGAAGGTGTGCGAGAAACAGATGCATTTTCCCGTTTCATAGAAAAAGTTGAATCAAACGTTCAAGAATAA